The following coding sequences are from one Culex quinquefasciatus strain JHB chromosome 1, VPISU_Cqui_1.0_pri_paternal, whole genome shotgun sequence window:
- the LOC6037348 gene encoding uncharacterized protein LOC6037348 yields MWTRAVTLLLVLAVTLADFGQGAIYPEDDTQENLLTVVPCVKRLCEKYFKSERAMKGSLAIINIKPDTSAFQLNILKSFNDDPRHEMGVMVKDGRKKHWNASHVTEKAKNYLLLVSDSSELDAPINQLRRLPTWNPLAQVVVLFTSEMTPLVFQIEVRNALQKLFENSVLNVNVMVQRYNTSVLEVWTWFPYENGGCADSILNIRLMDECEYVEVSMENVAEKMDENSEFIVPELEYSNVTAANSSLQVFFEQSEQTGDSFAETVWLFREKHYFSDYGPKIPKDYNYCPLMISTPIWEPFVVGNETSIEKGLEVLMIEVITARMKLTPVYRFIDPLRASATITADNSTGFYADLIQRRTDLMIGGLYENPISRRMLSSSIPYFQDDLTWCVPTARHAPKWLNVFIIFNVWIWLVAIIIIFVAAAIIYCLNHVEHRYPENYTWMLLQSLAFSLSVYAHYWPQRFSIRFFLVGYMIYGLHWSAAYHSFLISVLTRPRFEPQISTVEAAMANKFQFAGPENTLVHFDKPDGVSRFITSVYQVCPDRDDCLARLHSERNLAVAMSRAHSHNSKSIGEAEIFCFDRKDNIQTYSVGMMVKKDFHLLPKINDLIRRISESGLLGKWQVESDKIRVDEDLEDRGGDDGGHGDGQIVLKVEHIEGAFILGAIGLGLSTVAFIGEIVYFNLKNRYKWNDSMFSRLFC; encoded by the coding sequence ATGTGGACGCGCGCCGTGACACTGTTGTTGGTGCTGGCAGTAACCTTGGCCGACTTTGGCCAAGGTGCCATCTACCCGGAAGACGACACCCAGGAAAATCTGCTCACCGTGGTGCCGTGCGTGAAGCGATTGTGTGAAAAGTACTTCAAGTCGGAACGCGCCATGAAGGGATCGCTGGCGATCATCAATATCAAACCGGACACCTCGGCGTTCCAGCTGAATATTTTGAAGTCCTTCAACGATGATCCGCGGCACGAGATGGGCGTAATGGTGAAGGACGGTCGCAAGAAGCACTGGAACGCCTCGCACGTCACGGAAAAGGCTAAAAACTACTTGCTTTTGGTAAGCGATTCTTCGGAGCTGGACGCTCCGATCAACCAGCTGCGACGTCTGCCGACGTGGAATCCGCTGGCGCAGGTTGTGGTGCTCTTTACGTCCGAGATGACTCCGCTGGTGTTTCAAATCGAAGTGCGGAACGCTTTGCAGAAGTTGTTCGAGAACTCGGTGCTTAACGTGAACGTAATGGTTCAGCGGTACAATACGAGCGTGCTGGAAGTGTGGACCTGGTTTCCGTACGAGAATGGAGGTTGCGCGGACAGTATTTTGAACATCCGTCTGATGGACGAATGCGAGTACGTGGAAGTTTCGATGGAAAACGTTGCCGAGAAGATGGACGAAAATTCCGAGTTTATCGTTCCGGAGTTGGAGTATTCCAACGTTACTGCAGCGAACAGTTCGCTGCAGGTGTTCTTCGAGCAATCGGAGCAAACTGGAGATTCGTTTGCGGAAACTGTGTGGCTGTTTCGCGAGAAGCATTACTTCTCAGACTACGGGCCAAAGATTCCCAAGGACTACAACTACTGTCCGTTGATGATCAGCACTCCGATCTGGGAGCCATTTGTTGTAGGAAATGAGACGAGCATCGAAAAGGGTCTGGAGGTGCTGATGATTGAGGTGATTACGGCTCGCATGAAGCTCACGCCAGTGTATCGGTTCATCGATCCGTTGCGCGCTTCAGCTACCATAACGGCGGACAATAGTACGGGATTCTATGCGGATTTGATACAGAGGCGTACGGATCTGATGATTGGAGGTTTGTACGAGAATCCCATCAGTAGGAGAATGCTGTCTTCGTCCATCCCGTACTTTCAGGATGATCTAACGTGGTGCGTTCCAACGGCTCGACATGCTCCAAAGTGGTTGAACGTATTCATCATCTTCAACGTGTGGATCTGGCTAGTGGCAATCATAATTATCTTCGTAGCAGCCGCCATCATCTACTGCCTCAACCACGTCGAGCATCGCTACCCGGAAAACTACACCTGGATGCTCCTGCAATCGCTGGCATTTTCCCTCAGCGTCTATGCCCACTACTGGCCGCAACGGTTCTCCATCCGCTTCTTCCTGGTGGGCTACATGATCTACGGCTTGCACTGGAGTGCGGCGTATCACAGCTTCCTGATTTCGGTTCTAACCCGACCCAGATTCGAACCTCAGATTAGCACCGTTGAAGCTGCAATGGCGAACAAGTTCCAGTTTGCCGGTCCGGAGAACACGCTAGTACACTTTGACAAGCCGGACGGCGTTTCACGGTTCATTACATCTGTTTACCAGGTCTGTCCGGACCGGGATGACTGCTTGGCACGACTTCATTCCGAGCGGAACCTGGCCGTCGCCATGTCGCGAGCTCATTCGCACAACAGCAAAAGCATCGGCGAGGCGGAGATATTCTGCTTCGACCGGAAAGACAACATACAGACGTACTCGGTGGGTATGATGGTCAAAAAGGACTTTCATTTGCTGCCCAAGATCAACGACTTGATCCGGCGCATCAGCGAGTCGGGACTTTTGGGCAAGTGGCAGGTCGAGAGTGACAAGATTAGGGTTGACGAAGATCTGGAAGACAGAGGTGGGGATGATGGGGGCCATGGCGATGGACAGATCGTGCTCAAGGTGGAACACATTGAGGGGGCGTTCATTTTGGGGGCGATTGGACTCGGGCTGTCAACGGTAGCATTTATCGGCGAAATTGTGTACTTTAACCTCAAGAATCGATACAAGTGGAACGATAGTATGTTTAGTAGACTGTTTTGCTAG